From a region of the Flavobacterium sediminilitoris genome:
- a CDS encoding AAA family ATPase, producing the protein MEILYLWVRKYKNLEHQGFNLSSKLTFETIINSEEEDETLNVTLKHFENEKYFSLFPSNIIDVKAVIGENGSGKTNLLEAILNFFLDKRNIFKGFLITSDKIIVRDKLNFEKVPNELFGKPLHFINPEDICNFYNYESQSKKTRKEAVHSTKNNLMETYFKDNYIIKYASFINMDNIHNVDGLENDYARYENGEPNFINIATESIIVSDYQSLNNNERYIVTGESELLAHKYRESLRMANFLKIAKEIFFDENRFFSVPVAEFNDFSEKFWYSVDKIISPNSESYNQSIEKILKFELLETNLSNDEENFFKYLSRDITYCFLSYELKHYFNFTPEYEYPLVKLIDNLKENYNSKLDRFEALYLYIEKTSFFSENAEVIIKQIKEIKKYFIEKFESKEIICDGIFGFKISENKVTDIIQDFLKTPLFGIKIDEGRFLALNIFGFNFNGLSGGEYVFLSQFARIYETLNNHIKTNRDILFLIDEGDVSFHPQWQKKYLKFLLDFFEKFFPKNRVQLILMTHSPFIVSDLPKENIVFLKRDKYSKTEVSDITHQNLTFGANIHDILANDFFLQDGFMGEFAKNEINNIIDFLTNKKLQIKIDSLKKEIDEVKKRIAKTSNEEEKKELGIDKKNLTRQKNELIKRTNDFQFSDKYDKNYCKNIIDIIGEPILSFSLIELYTEAFPDEKKSFIDEQIKRLQNL; encoded by the coding sequence ATGGAAATTTTATACCTGTGGGTTAGAAAATATAAGAATTTAGAACATCAAGGATTTAACTTATCCAGTAAACTTACTTTTGAGACAATCATAAATAGCGAAGAAGAAGATGAGACTTTAAATGTTACTTTAAAACATTTTGAGAACGAAAAATATTTTTCCTTATTTCCAAGTAATATTATAGATGTAAAAGCAGTAATTGGTGAAAATGGCAGCGGAAAAACAAATTTATTGGAAGCAATATTAAATTTCTTTTTAGATAAGAGAAATATTTTTAAAGGATTTTTAATCACATCTGACAAAATCATTGTCCGTGATAAACTTAATTTTGAAAAGGTACCAAATGAACTATTTGGAAAGCCCCTTCATTTTATAAATCCAGAAGATATTTGCAATTTTTATAATTACGAAAGCCAATCAAAAAAGACAAGAAAAGAAGCTGTTCATTCCACTAAAAACAATTTAATGGAAACGTATTTTAAAGATAACTATATTATTAAATACGCTTCTTTTATCAATATGGATAATATTCACAATGTTGATGGTTTAGAAAATGATTATGCTAGATATGAAAATGGAGAACCTAATTTTATAAATATTGCTACAGAATCCATTATTGTTAGTGATTATCAATCTCTAAATAATAATGAAAGATATATAGTTACTGGTGAAAGTGAATTGTTAGCGCATAAATATCGAGAATCGTTAAGAATGGCTAATTTTTTAAAAATAGCTAAAGAGATTTTTTTTGATGAAAATAGATTTTTTAGTGTGCCAGTTGCTGAATTTAATGATTTTAGTGAAAAATTTTGGTATAGCGTAGATAAAATTATTTCTCCAAATTCTGAATCCTATAATCAAAGTATCGAAAAAATTTTAAAATTTGAATTATTAGAAACAAATCTCAGTAATGATGAAGAAAATTTTTTCAAATATTTATCAAGAGACATTACGTATTGTTTTTTAAGCTATGAATTAAAACATTACTTTAATTTTACACCTGAATATGAATATCCTCTAGTAAAATTAATTGACAATTTAAAAGAAAATTATAATTCTAAACTAGATCGATTTGAGGCATTATACCTATATATTGAAAAGACCTCTTTTTTTTCTGAAAATGCAGAAGTAATAATTAAACAGATAAAAGAAATAAAAAAGTATTTTATTGAAAAATTTGAATCAAAGGAAATTATTTGTGATGGAATTTTTGGTTTTAAAATTTCTGAAAATAAAGTTACAGATATAATTCAAGATTTCTTAAAAACTCCACTCTTTGGTATCAAAATAGATGAAGGTCGATTTTTAGCTTTAAATATTTTTGGTTTTAATTTTAATGGTTTGAGCGGAGGTGAATATGTTTTTTTATCTCAGTTTGCTAGAATCTATGAAACTTTAAATAATCATATTAAAACAAATAGAGACATACTTTTTTTAATTGATGAGGGTGATGTATCTTTTCACCCACAATGGCAAAAAAAGTATTTAAAATTTTTGCTTGATTTTTTTGAGAAGTTTTTTCCTAAAAATAGAGTACAACTAATTTTAATGACACATTCACCTTTTATAGTTTCTGATTTACCTAAAGAGAATATCGTTTTCTTAAAAAGGGACAAATACAGTAAGACAGAAGTAAGTGATATTACTCATCAAAACTTGACATTTGGAGCTAATATACACGATATTTTAGCAAATGATTTCTTTTTACAAGATGGATTTATGGGTGAATTTGCTAAAAATGAAATAAATAATATAATCGACTTTTTGACTAATAAGAAATTACAAATTAAAATCGATAGCCTCAAAAAAGAGATAGATGAAGTTAAAAAAAGGATTGCTAAAACCAGTAATGAAGAAGAGAAAAAAGAATTAGGAATTGATAAGAAAAATTTAACTAGACAAAAAAATGAACTAATTAAGAGAACTAATGATTTTCAGTTTTCTGATAAATATGATAAGAATTATTGTAAAAATATAATTGATATCATTGGAGAACCTATTTTATCATTTAGTTTAATAGAGTTGTATACAGAAGCTTTTCCAGATGAAAAGAAGTCTTTTATTGACGAACAAATAAAAAGACTTCAAAACTTATAA